In the genome of Brachypodium distachyon strain Bd21 chromosome 3, Brachypodium_distachyon_v3.0, whole genome shotgun sequence, the window GGGTTTTCAGCAAAAAGACAAAATCAGTTTCTTTCTAAACAAGACACATGTCACCTCCTGATTCGCTTGGACCACTAAGTAATCTGCATCTCAAGTTCTAGTACTAGTTTTGCTCAGTTTTCAACTtgttggactaaaatgttcCCACTCCTCAAGTTGTTGGGCTAGCGGTGCAATTACCTCTTTTGGCAACAAATTGTCAGTTAAATCGTGAGGTTGTTTCCGTGGTGCACGGGATTGACCGGGCGAAGTGGATAGATTTGACAGCAATAGTCCCTCGAACTCGAAAATTAATAACGAAAATGGCTAATCCAATAGCAGATTCCGCAGCTGCCGCTGTTGGAACTAATGAAGCAAATGATTGACCCATCATATCATCCAAAGAAACGGAAAATACCAAAAAGTTCAAATTGACAGCTAATAACATTGATTCAATTGGCATTGACATAATAAGAATATTTTGTCTATTAAGGAGGATTTTCTAGGAAGGTACTTTTACAAATATACAATTGATTGATTTCAATTTGATGATAATTAGGCTATTCATATTGCATAGTGACATAAAGTAgtaacatgtactccctccgtccacaaataagtgtacgtTTGGGTTTAGAATTTGTTCACAAAAAAGTGTACTACTCTCTTATCAAATCACTTTAGACTAAAAGAACTTGCTTCTTTCTCATTACACGGAAATCAAACCCAATAACATTTTTTCATGCATTTAGCTCATTGGAGGTGGGAGAATTAAAGATCAGAGAGATGGTGGTTAGCACCTTTGCAATGCATTTTTTTGTCTCATTTCTTAATTTTTCTTGAAATTCCCATATGTACACTTATTtatggacggatggagtatatgtTACTATGTCAATAGTGAAAATAACATAATTTGTGGTAACATATAAAACTCATTAATTCTCTTAGACTCATCCTATTTTAAAAAGTGTGATGTGATGGTAACGTATCTATTtatcacttttttttctttattaatTATCATGACATATCACGAAAATGGCTAATTGGCATCTATGTTACTACCTAAGTTACTTGAACTATGGCCAGCCTTACGCAAACATCCCCGCACTTTCCTATTTGTACCGGCGTGCATCGAAATTTTAAGGCAGTATTACAAATTGCCTGAAATAGAGACATCATTACTGGCCTAATTAATCCAATTAAGACCAACATTAACGGCGAAGAAATTAATTGTATACCGCCTGCGCCAAAGTGCCTTTAAATACGGTACGTGACGTCGTGTAGCTAGCTAGAACCAgcacccgcaaaaaaaagagagctgGCAACACACATACGATGCATCCGTCCATGTCATCCTCTGTGATCCCCAAGCTTGCAGTGGCCATCCTCTTAGTTCTCGTGGCCATCTCCGGCTCACGAATCCAGGCCATTGCAAGGCTACCAGGTGTACGCCGCCGGTGGCGATCGAGGCCACATGCTGCCTCTgttggaggagaagggggcggGGCCATCGTGTGAAACCCATGATCACAAACAGCCGTAACTGTCCCCCCGCCGTAGAGAAATGAACGGAGACACGACGCACAGTGAATTTTCGTTTCTTTTTTGCATGGGAACCAAACCTCTAGCTATCTACAATTTGTAGTTCCAGTTCAGAAAGTCCTCAGGTTCGTTGAATCTACCTCATCTACTTTAATAATCTATTATattatatataatatattaaattgaaatTGGTGGTGATGGGTGAGTGTCATTGGTCGGTCAACTTcattaaaattacaatcaatatgccactacctcttatttttttccctcccgccttattcacgatttcagtagcagaaattttatggtttagatttaccgaaagttatcgtacggttcaaatttgtcacaacataatacgaacagtcctaaaataaatcaatctccttagcatgaaatccaaaattcttcgtatccatctcagtatggaaatcaatccgaacccaaacaaaaaatctcggcattaatctcagtatggaaatcaatccaatcgaaaaatcaatgtccagatttcgcctccaccggctcgtgcttgatacactttccgttgttccgtagcatcaCACGGGCTTTTTTGCTAGTTATTAATAAAGCACGAACGTTTCCGTCGTTTGTTTTGTACGTCAGACAAATttgctgcttcttttttccctttcgTTTTTAAAGCATGAAGTTTTGTGCTGCTGATGCTCTCTCTTGCTTTATCAACACAATTTGATATTCTATATTTGGAGTAGaaatatcttttgttgaaaTAAATATTACGGCGGATGCTGCTATGAAGAATTCATCATTTTTCTGCCAATTTTCTTATCTTTTTCTGCCAGTTTTCTTATCTTCCAATACTGTGTTGCAGAGAAGTGGCAAAGTGGGAaatctaatatctaattaaagtagcagaaattttATGGGCTAGATTTGACAAAAGTTATTGTAGGGTCCAGATTAATTAGATCTaagatatgaagaaaaaacaatccGAGTTCTGATCCGTATGTACTGGAAAGTCAGGATTTGTTGAGGATACGGGAAAAAAACAATTGGAACAAACTAACGCAGAGAACAAAGGCAGCCGTCATCGATCCCATCTACCGATCGATACCCTCGCGGCCTCGCACACACAAGTAGCCCGTAGCCCCCATCCTATCGTTCCCTCGCACCATCGTTCACAGGCAGGAAGCCGCCGTAGTTCCCTCACACGCATAGGCAGGAAATCGCCGTCGGTGCGTTCTGTGCATCAATCCCTTGCAATTCCACCCGGAAGCCCATCGATCTCTTCCCGGCTATGGCGGATTGCGCCCTTGCAATTCCACCCAACTCGACATGGTCGCCGGTGCTCAATAATTCAGTCAGCGCCTGTGTTCCGGACGTCTTGCAAGTACGATTGGCGCATTGATGTTGCTCTTTGCATTCATTCGATTTCTTCGGTACAATCTGTTCTCATTATCTTGCTTGATCTATCATCTACTTCTGTTCGGTTTATTCGATCAAAACCGAAGACTGTACCGAACTTGGACCCAAATTCTCAGTTATCCCtacgatcctaaattgttgtcgaaatattacatgtatctacacactttaaaaaaatagaaatatccatatttgggcaaatttgaatcaagaatttactatcagagggagtaataatttttcaaaaaaccCACCGGTCTAATATTTTGAAAACCGAACTTCTCTCTAAACCGAGAAACCGAACCGAATGTTCATTTTAACTGAATGCCCAGGCCCACCTGTCACAGAAACTCGCCGaaatttaatactccctccgatccataaataATGTCGCTAAATGACTAAGATTGCGCTGATGCTTGGCGGGAGCGTGTTCGACCTCAAGCAGTTTGGAAAGATGGCCTCACTGGCCATCAGGGACGAGGACGTCAAAGATTTTGCTGGGAAATTGTTCTACATGACCAAAGGGGATCTAGGCGTGTAGTGTTAACTTCTGTACACGCAACAAAGGAAATACTAACATATCGGATAACAGTTTCACTTCTTATTTACGAAAAAGGAAACATGATGGACGCAAGTAAAATACGTATTAGGCATTCAGGCTGTGGCTGGGCATACATCCCTCTCCGGACGAAATTTAGTCAACTCAAAATAATCTAATCATTCCGATTATTTAGAAAAcaactaaaaataaaaatatatgaaaaatatCATTCATTATACAACTCTAGCCGCGCAATCTGCGCAGGTCACCCTGCTTGTTATACTCAATATACAAAGCTTTTGATTTGTCGCACGTTTTCTTCCTTTCGTGAAACAAGCTCAAACCTGATTGTACTTTGTATATCGTCTAATTAATCTTACTGTATTTATGAAGGTGCGAGGGAACGATAGGATGGGGGCTACGGGCTACTTGTGTGTGCAAGGCCGTGAGGGTATCGATCGGTAGATGGGATCGATGACGGCCGCCTTGGTTCTCTGCGTTAGTTTGTTCCAATTGTTTGTTTTCCCGTATCTTCAACAAACCTGACTTTTCACGTACATACATACGGATTAGAACtcagattgttttttttcatatcTTAGATATAATTAATCtggaccgtacgataacttttGTCAAATCTAGGACATATAATTTCTGCTATTTTAATTAATCTGGACCCTACGATAACTTTTGTCAAATCTAGGACATaaaatttctgctactttTATTAATCTGGACTATACGATAACTTTTGTCAAATCTAGGATATaaaatttctgctactttTACTAATCTGGACCCTACGATGACTTTTGTCAATTCTAGAACATAAAATTTCTGCTGCTTTGATTAGATATTAGATTGACCAGACTAATCCAAACTCGACGCGTCGGCAAAAGAATGGACGTTTGAGTatttcaagaaaaataagagttttgcagaaaacccCTCCATCGATTCACGCCACAACTAAATGCGCATGCTACAGCAATTATGAAGGCAAAATCTGAAACGCTAGCGCCAGCGTCACCGTATGCGTCTTCTTGCACAACACCGGCCAGCAACTGCTTCTTGTTGCTCAGCGCCATGCCCAACGCCAGGTACAACACCGCCTGGCCTGCCCGACACCagcttcctcctcgtcgtccgagTCAACAATCTTGGCCACAAcaccgctccgccgccgccggcgggcgaGCACGGACTGAACCAGCCCGAACCTACCTACAAGAGCACGCGCATGGAGGGGTCCAGCAGATCCACCGTGGCCGCGTGTTGGCCGTCCGGAGGCCCTGACGAGCTGGCCGGTGTCCAGCGCCAGCTCCTCcgcccgccatggccgagcGACCTCCATTGCTCCAGGACGAGACCACGGGCTTCGATTGGAGACTTCTTGCGACTGAATCTTGGATTTGGATTGGGGAGGGAGAAGCGTCGGGGGAGAAGAGGGAGTCGGCATTCGGGAATCGTTCGGGTTGTGGGTAGACTGGGGGGATTGGGAAGTTGCGTTGAGGCTGAAATCGAGACGAAGACTGAGGGGCAAAACGCAAAATTACATCGCCAGACGTCCACTATTGCGCGGACAAACGGTGGACCCTGTACGTAGTACTTGCACGGGGCCGGACCGGGTAGCTTTCTGCCCGGCCGTGGCAACCCGACGGGGGCAAATCGGCAACTCGATCGGCATGCCCGACGAAGACGGAGAAAATAGGCAAAGCCTTGGTGCCGAAGCATCTTTTATCGGGACAACGGGCCGGGCAAGCAGTCGTGGCGCGGGGCGGCAATCTTTGACTTGACctgtatttctttctttttgtacTTGATCTGTTGTTGATCTGTCTCAATTCCTCCTCATCCATCGATCGTGCGGGGTCATCGAGCTCCAACACATTGCAAGCACGCATGTGtgtgacggagagagtaacatGGGGAAACCAACAACAAGCGCCAAGTAACGTCCAGCTGGCTCGTGGTGCCCACGGCCGTATATCTGGACCCGGACCCCGTCGTCAGAGAAAAAACATCGTAAAATATATACGGCCGTTGCGATTAATTCCTTTTGATGTCAGCAATGATTGCCGCGTTCGTTGCTCGCagccgctagctagctagctcggtCACCAGCTTGCGAATATAATACTACGCGTTATTCCTTAGTCGTCGCTGAGTAAGTATACCGTATTGTATTTACTTGTATTTTCTTCGAGCCGGGCTACTTTCCTTCTGTTACCCGCATAACGAAAATACTTTGCATCTACGtgtatgcatgtatgtatgtgcAGATACGCTCCGTATATGGTGCTTGGCTAGCTGCATTCCTTGCAATTTCCCGAAACCGAGTAGCTTCCTGCACTGACTAACGTAGACGGCAGACATTTCCACGTCTGCGCGCTATATAAACCCGGGCGCTCTGAAGAAAGAGCCTCTCGCTTTAATTAATTTCCAGTTTTCCAccaccagccgccgcctcgaTCAATATCTCGTATTCTCGTCTCGCAATTAATCTCGCAGAGCTTGCTTTGCTGGCCCCGAATCGAAAACCTCGGCACGAAGGAAAGTCTCTGACCATGGAGCCCGGAAAGCGGCCGGCGTCGCTCCTCGGGACCCTCCGGACGGCGGTGAAGAAGGTCCGTTTCCTGCTCTCCTTCAGCGCCACGCGGTGGATCCTCTCCTCCATCGCCGGCCGGAGCCACGCCCagagcgccgcctcgccgcgccgcctcagCTTCAGCCTGCGGCAGCCGAGCCTCCTCGACGCGGAGGACCGGTGGTCGCCGCCCGTTGCGCAATCCGGGCCGTCGAGGACCGCGAGCCTTGGGTCGACGGGGAGCGTGATTTCGCGGAcgagcagcgcggcggcgtcggtggAGCTCTCGAGGTCCGCTTCGGCGACGTCGTCGAGATCGACCGGCGcgtcgtcgccgtcttcgtcgtcggGGGACGACGACATCGACCGGCGCGCGGAGCAGTTCATCGCCAACTTCTACAAGCACATCCAGATGGAGCGGCAGGTGTCGCTGCAGCTGAGATACTGCAGGGCGGACAGCATGCAGGAGCGGACGCCTCCCAGCCACCCAGGCTGATttgatttgaatttgattaGATCCAGGATTTACATTTGCGGATCTTCGTGTGTAAGAAGAGTATATGGATTTAGATGGGTGTTTTTTATTGTCCCATCATTTCTGTACATCTTctgccatgtttttttcttctaggaTTGATTTGTATTCTGAGATTGAGATTCGGTAGTGTAAATAGGCATTAGAAAATAACGAGCATTTAATTCGTGATTGTCAATCAGCTCAATAATTCAGGAAAAAACAATGGTGCTCAGCTTCATGTGGCGATAGACCAGGGGAAATACTCGAATGcaagatgtttgtttgttttttcggTTTGGCAAACTCTGTAGTGGGGTTCAGTATCTCATATTGCTCATCTGCTTCTACATTATCAGTTTGGGTTTGCAGATTAGAGTTTTGCTAGCTGAGTACACGCGCTTGGCTGCGCCGTTAATGATTTGAATCGATATTGTGAGTTTCTTATTGGTAGTTGACTTATATTTGGTTATTTCCCAAATCCATTCACGAAATCAAACAGGCTACTACGTCAATTTTGAGACAGAATATAAATAGACGTGCTAGATGTTCATCATCACCTACAGAGAGCTAAAGGTAGGAGAGACAAATGTTACCCTCGATGCAAATGCACCAGAAAGCATAACACTAAGACAGCCCAAGTTATGCAGGAACAGATTACAAAGATAGGTAACATTGCTAAGAGGTCTCAAGCATCATTTGAGTCATTCATGAAAGCTGATGATGCCGCTTCAGTCTCTATTGTTATGAATGCCGTCCTTGCTTGTGGGGCAACAGAAGGTACCGATGAGCATTTCATTGCCACTGAGTTGTTCGTCAAGAGAGATCAAAGGGAGATGTTTCTCCATATGAGTGAAGCTTCTAGATTTGAGTGGCTCAGTAGGAAGTACCGAATCAAGTATGGGCACTAGTAGTTGTTGTGTATTGTCTGAATAATTATGTGTGCTGTAGTTTCATTTTGAACAATGTTTATCTATTTGACTTGTAATAATGATTTCAACTATATTTATTTGTGCTAACTATTTTTGTTGATGTCCATCGCTGCCTATGTGTGTTCATTGGTGCTTACGTGTGATGCCTgttgctgcaaattttttatTGTGTGATGTCTAATTATTTGTGCTAACTATTATATTATGAAATCATTGTTTGTGTGCATGCAGATGTCATCTGATTGTGAGAGTGATGATGATAGTTATGAAATCAAGAGAAGGAGGGTCTACCACCATGCAGAAGAAATTTCCGTCATGTcttcggcagcagcaacaatagCTGGAAAGTATTGTGAAATTTGGGTGATGAAAGCAGAGCCTAGGAAATCAATTCTAAGTGGATTCGGATGGCTGCAAGAGACTATTGACACGCCAGGGGAGACGTACGCAATGTTGAGAATGAATGTGAGAGTCTTCTTCAGCCTTCACGACATGCTTGTGAGTAGGTATGACCTTCAAGCAACCTTTGCAATAAGCAGTTATGAATCTTTGGCTATATTCCTTTGGATCCTGGGAGGATGTGAATCAAATAGAAGGACACAAAACCGCTTTAAGCACTCAGGGGATACCATCCACCACAAATTTCATGAGGTTCTCCTTTGTGTGATCAAAATGGCAGCTCACTACCTAAAACCAAAGGATCCAAATTTTCACAGTGTGCATCCAACAATTAGGAATGATAGAATGGCATTTCCACATCTGAAAGATTGCATTGGCGCTATAGATGGCACCCATATTAGGGCCTCTATTCCAGCTGACAAGAAAATTAGGTATGTTGGAAGATCGGACACAACAACTCAAAATGTGTTGGCAATATGTGACTTCGACATGCATTTCACTTATGCATCAATTGGACAACCTGGTTCTATGCATGATACAAGTGTCTTATATCATGCATTGGAGAAGGACAAGGACACATTCTCTCATCCTCCGAAAGGCAAGTACTATCTTGTAGATGCTGACTATCCAAATCGACCCGGCTATCTAGCCCCATACAAAGGAGAGAGGTACCATGTTCCTGACTTCTACAGAGGTGCGGCACCGAATACTCCTAAGGAGAAGTTCAACAAGATTCACTCTTCAAAACGCAATGCCATAGAGAGAGCTTTCGGAGTGTTGAAGAATAAATGGCAAATTTTGCTCAAGATGCCAAACTATCCAATCGAAGGTCAGAAAATGATCGTCGCTGCGGCTATGACATTGCACAACTACGTGCGCTATCATCATAAAGGGGATCTACACTTTGTTCGATGTGATAGGGATCCAAATTATGTGCCAACCATCCCATTAAGGTATCGACGTTACGCTATTCCTGCAAGTGCATCAGATGCATCAACTTCTGAATCAAGTGCTCCTGATATGGATAGGTTTAGAGATGAGCTTGCTACGGCCATTGCTCAAGGGTGGCGAGGTTCACTTTAGACAGTTTCAATTTGGATAATCTCATTTTGGATGATATTGGTGAGCTGCTTTTTTATGCTTAAACATATACTGTTTTTTCCtatgtgaaaaaaatatatagttattTCATACAAGAAAATACCTCTTTTGAACAGTTGTATGTATTTCGCTAGTGAACGAGAACGTACGAACGATTGTATTGTTTTGgggtatcgatcaaatagatGATGGAAAGATGGGCTGCAGCAGCCAACACATGTAGGCCCATAATTGGATGAAAACCAATGCTGAAAGAAAGAAGGGATAGGTGCAGAAACAGACCAGCCCATGAAACAGAATAGCAGGCCGGCCCAAGACAGAAGACAGAGCCAGGGCCTGGCCGAACGCTATGCTCGACTCCCGGATCGGTCGGCAGAGTCGGGAACCAGGAGCCGGATCGCAGATTTGCGGATTGAGGGAGCTGGGAGTGTTACCGAACGGACCCTTAAGACTAAGGTGTACTAAAGAGAACAACACTActataagttttttttaggggaatactactactccctccgtccaacaaaaagatgatgtttgttaaaatttagatgtatctaaacataacttaatgtatagatacattaaaatttagttaaaattgagacatcttttattggacggaggaagtagaagtTTCCGTAGCAATTTATCGTCCGTGATACTCCTTCCCATGGGTGTCCATCCTTTCAATGGATGCAAGACCACGCCAATGACTTTGCCTCGAGGCTTCAGCTCCTGCTATGAGTGCCTCGGACACCTTTAGTTTTGGCAAAAATCAACCCAGTCACAAAATATGACAGATAATTCTGCAAAGCAAAGCACTATTTATGGTCTTCCAAATTGACCAGAGAATAGCACTTGTGGAAACTTTAGCCACGACTAACTCAATCCCCTGAAATTGCTTAAAAATCCAATCTGATACATCGAAATAGGAGGGATATATAGATAGTGTCAAAGACACCAGTAAAATCCCCTATGTAAATCTATAGCTAGAGGACAGGACAACACAGCAAAAGAAGAGATTGTCCATTTTGACATGCACTGTGTTGTCCGGCCTATTTTTTCAGTATTTTTTCTAGACAGCCTGGAGCTGTTATACATGGATTTAACTGTACCTCTCGATGGGCTCATTTTTCTCAGAGGGGCATAACAACGACTCATATAATAATTTCAAAAAACCCCTCAGAAATCAACAACTACACGCAGTCTGTACAAAATGATTTCAAAAGGTGGCTTAAATCTGTAGAGTAAACCCGACAAATGATCTCAGAAACGTTAGGCACAACCTGAGCTAATATTAGCTCCAAAAGAACCACAAACGTCTATTTGGAATCTGAGAAATGATATCAAGAACATTGCCGGAAACTGAGTTCCTcagaaaaaatattaatttgtACAAAATGTAAGGCATCATTGGCTTTAAACCTGTTCAAAATAAATCTGAGAAATATTATCTAATTTAGAATCAATACAAAATTCGTAACATCTGTCCAACCTCTGAAATTGAAGGCAGGATAATTCAGT includes:
- the LOC100846517 gene encoding uncharacterized protein LOC100846517, whose product is MEPGKRPASLLGTLRTAVKKVRFLLSFSATRWILSSIAGRSHAQSAASPRRLSFSLRQPSLLDAEDRWSPPVAQSGPSRTASLGSTGSVISRTSSAAASVELSRSASATSSRSTGASSPSSSSGDDDIDRRAEQFIANFYKHIQMERQVSLQLRYCRADSMQERTPPSHPG
- the LOC100846826 gene encoding protein ALP1-like, with protein sequence MSSDCESDDDSYEIKRRRVYHHAEEISVMSSAAATIAGKYCEIWVMKAEPRKSILSGFGWLQETIDTPGETYAMLRMNVRVFFSLHDMLVSRYDLQATFAISSYESLAIFLWILGGCESNRRTQNRFKHSGDTIHHKFHEVLLCVIKMAAHYLKPKDPNFHSVHPTIRNDRMAFPHLKDCIGAIDGTHIRASIPADKKIRYVGRSDTTTQNVLAICDFDMHFTYASIGQPGSMHDTSVLYHALEKDKDTFSHPPKGKYYLVDADYPNRPGYLAPYKGERYHVPDFYRGAAPNTPKEKFNKIHSSKRNAIERAFGVLKNKWQILLKMPNYPIEGQKMIVAAAMTLHNYVRYHHKGDLHFVRCDRDPNYVPTIPLRYRRYAIPASASDASTSESSAPDMDRFRDELATAIAQGWRGSL